The following proteins are co-located in the Theropithecus gelada isolate Dixy chromosome 19, Tgel_1.0, whole genome shotgun sequence genome:
- the TIMM29 gene encoding mitochondrial import inner membrane translocase subunit Tim29, with translation MAAAALRRFWSRRRAEAGDAAAAKPGVWARLGSWARALLRDYAEACRDAAAEASARPGRAAVYVGLLGGAAACFTLAPSEGAFEEALLEASGTLLLLAPATRNRESEAFVQRLLWLRGRGRLRHVNLGLCSLVYEAPFDAQASLYQARCRYLQPRWTDFPGRVLDVGFVGRWWVLGARMRDCDINDDEFLHLPAHLRVVGPQQLHSETNERLFDEKYKPVVLTDDQVDQALWEEQVLQKEKKDRLALSQAHSLVQAEAPR, from the exons ATGGCCGCGGCGGCTCTGAGGAGATTTTGGTCCAGGCGCCGTGCAGAGGCGGGCGACGCTGCAGCGGCGAAGCCGGGAGTGTGGGCGCGGCTGG GGTCCTGGGCCCGCGCGCTGCTCCGGGACTATGCCGAGGCCTGCAGGGACGCGGCGGCGGAGGCTAGTGCCCGGCCGGGGCGCGCGGCCGTGTATGTGGGGCTGCTGGGCGGCGCGGCGGCCTGCTTCACGCTGGCGCCGAGCGAGGGTGCTTTCGAGGAGGCGCTGCTGGAGGCGTCGGGGACCCTCCTGCTGCTGGCGCCGGCCACCCGCAACCGCGAGTCCGAAGCCTTCGTGCAGCGGCTGCTCTGGCTGCGGGGCCGTGGCCGCCTGCGCCACGTCAACCTAGGGCTCTGCTCCCTGGTGTACGAGGCGCCCTTCGACGCCCAGGCCAGCCTCTACCAGGCGCGCTGCCGCTACCTGCAGCCCCGCTGGACCGACTTCCCCGGCCGGGTCCTGGACGTGGGCTTCGTGGGTCGCTGGTGGGTGCTGGGGGCCCGGATGCGCGACTGCGACATCAACGACGACGAATTCCTGCACCTGCCGGCGCATTTGCGGGTGGTGGGGCCCCAGCAGCTGCATTCCGAGACCAACGAGCGGCTCTTCGATGAGAAGTACAAGCCTGTCGTGCTCACCGACGATCAGGTGGACCAGGCGCTGTGGGAGGAGCAGGTcttgcagaaggaaaaaaaggacagGCTCGCCCTGAGCCAGGCCCACTCGCTGGTGCAGGCGGAGGCCCCGAGATGA